A region of Trachemys scripta elegans isolate TJP31775 chromosome 24, CAS_Tse_1.0, whole genome shotgun sequence DNA encodes the following proteins:
- the S100A11 gene encoding protein S100-A11: MSKFPTSPTETERCIESLLAVFQRYAGREGDNCTLSKKEFLSFMNAELASFTKNQKDPGVLDRMMKKLDLNCDGQLDFQEFLNLIGGIAQACHVALCVQAPPGHHPTKKL; the protein is encoded by the exons ATG TCGAAGTTCCCCACGTCCCCGACGGAAACGGAGCGCTGCATCGAGTCCCTGCTGGCCGTCTTCCAGCGCTACGCCGGGCGCGAAGGCGACAACTGCACGCTCTCCAAGAAGGAGTTCCTCAGTTTCATGAACGCCGAGCTGGCTTCCTTCACAAAG AACCAgaaggacccaggagtcctggaccGGATGATGAAGAAGCTCGACTTGAATTGTGACGGGCAGCTGGACTTCCAGGAGTTCCTGAACCTAATTGGGGGCATCGCGCAGGCTTGCCACGTTGCACTGTGCGTGCAGGCTCCCCCCGGCCACCATCCGACCAAGAAACTGTGA